The Novosphingobium kaempferiae genome includes a window with the following:
- a CDS encoding baseplate J/gp47 family protein: MPEADTVAIDPSAIAEADLRDSAGGAYGLTAQGFNPKPYARLVAEGLARARLYFGDDVDVRPGSVLRRMVEMSALEHARTHATLAGLYDSLFVSSASGDALSRLGEELGLPRPELQASGTVSVTLAAPLPAGGFVIPAGARLLSAGGHHAALSESARFTEGRTTVTVRVQAFYPGAGHNLDPAVPEAKLALWNPVDPALDGLRELAEANAMASEAAAVIAHTAPLTGGELLWSDARYRELVLSAPRSIWSVEAMRTAALLVPGVEAVQVIDEYGGLDLDRSIFGNFNFIQNLFSAARDYGSSYAFRVLVKPSPAAIWEGADGLRASVAEALEDLRPIGIFPDIRQAEEVGVAIHARLVVRGEPLPAGDRASVNASPAAMALKQRVLDRVRAYVRGLSFGEPVRAAQVTWAMLNEPGIEDVLDLHLARLLPSPSAFDFATAVSDAAALQASLLPENDNMTLSRDQVAVFVDDPSGLEIL; the protein is encoded by the coding sequence ATGCCTGAAGCGGACACCGTCGCCATCGACCCTTCGGCCATCGCCGAGGCCGACCTGCGTGACAGCGCGGGCGGGGCTTACGGCCTCACCGCGCAAGGCTTCAACCCCAAGCCCTACGCCCGGCTGGTGGCCGAGGGCCTCGCCCGCGCGCGGCTCTATTTCGGTGACGACGTGGACGTGCGGCCCGGCTCCGTGCTGCGCCGCATGGTCGAGATGTCGGCGCTGGAACACGCGCGGACCCACGCCACGCTGGCCGGGCTTTACGACAGTCTCTTCGTATCGAGCGCGAGCGGAGACGCGCTGTCGCGGCTGGGCGAGGAACTCGGGCTGCCCCGCCCGGAACTGCAGGCGAGCGGGACCGTGTCCGTGACCCTCGCCGCGCCGCTGCCCGCGGGCGGCTTCGTCATCCCAGCGGGCGCGCGGCTGCTGAGTGCGGGCGGACACCACGCCGCCCTGTCCGAAAGCGCGCGCTTCACCGAGGGGCGCACCACCGTCACCGTGCGCGTACAGGCCTTCTATCCGGGCGCGGGGCACAACCTCGACCCTGCCGTCCCTGAGGCGAAGCTGGCCTTGTGGAACCCGGTGGACCCGGCGCTCGACGGCCTGCGCGAACTGGCCGAAGCCAATGCCATGGCGTCGGAAGCGGCCGCAGTCATCGCCCACACCGCGCCGCTGACCGGTGGCGAACTGCTGTGGAGCGACGCGCGTTACCGCGAACTCGTTCTCTCCGCGCCCCGCTCGATCTGGAGCGTCGAGGCCATGCGCACGGCGGCGCTGCTGGTGCCCGGCGTGGAGGCAGTGCAGGTGATCGACGAGTATGGCGGACTGGACCTCGACCGCTCGATCTTCGGCAACTTCAACTTCATCCAGAACCTGTTCTCCGCCGCGCGCGACTATGGCTCCAGCTACGCGTTCCGGGTGCTGGTGAAGCCCTCCCCGGCGGCGATCTGGGAGGGTGCCGACGGGCTGCGCGCCTCGGTTGCGGAAGCGCTGGAGGATTTGCGGCCGATCGGCATCTTCCCCGATATCCGGCAGGCCGAGGAAGTCGGCGTCGCCATCCATGCCCGGCTCGTCGTCAGGGGCGAGCCGCTGCCCGCCGGGGACCGCGCCAGCGTCAACGCCTCGCCTGCCGCGATGGCGCTCAAGCAACGGGTACTCGACCGGGTGCGCGCCTATGTGCGCGGGCTGTCGTTCGGAGAGCCGGTGCGCGCGGCGCAGGTGACGTGGGCAATGCTGAACGAGCCGGGGATCGAGGACGTTCTGGACCTGCATCTGGCCCGACTTCTGCCTTCGCCATCGGCATTCGATTTCGCGACGGCGGTGTCGGATGCCGCGGCTTTGCAGGCTTCGCTGCTGCCTGAGAACGACAACATGACGCTCAGCCGCGATCAGGTGGCGGTCTTCGTCGATGACCCGTCCGGGCTCGAGATTCTCTAG
- a CDS encoding VOC family protein: MDRALFQQAFFVNSIDEAAAKWAQAFGAGPFCMVRHHHCDEFTYRGTANEADVSYAFGYLGDLMIQFIEQHDESPSIYRDMYARGQEGFHHVAYLVSDFAAERQRWIDMGYPLATELWADEVNAAYFDTRSLNGGFTEIHGDPPHIMGLFAHWKRLHDARTDETPPCYEIEDLSFYRRAPLLPLTP, translated from the coding sequence ATGGACCGCGCATTGTTCCAGCAGGCGTTCTTCGTGAACAGCATCGACGAGGCGGCGGCGAAGTGGGCGCAGGCCTTCGGCGCCGGGCCGTTCTGCATGGTGCGCCACCACCACTGCGACGAGTTCACCTATCGCGGCACCGCGAACGAGGCGGACGTGTCCTACGCCTTCGGCTACCTCGGCGACCTGATGATCCAGTTCATCGAGCAGCATGACGAGAGCCCCTCGATCTACCGCGACATGTATGCGCGCGGTCAAGAGGGGTTCCACCACGTCGCCTACCTCGTCTCCGACTTCGCGGCGGAGCGGCAGCGGTGGATCGACATGGGCTATCCGCTCGCGACCGAGCTGTGGGCGGACGAGGTGAACGCGGCCTACTTCGACACGCGCAGCCTCAACGGCGGCTTCACCGAGATCCACGGCGACCCGCCGCACATCATGGGCCTCTTCGCGCACTGGAAGCGGCTGCACGATGCGCGGACGGACGAGACGCCGCCGTGCTACGAGATCGAGGACCTGTCGTTCTACCGACGCGCGCCGCTGCTGCCTCTTACGCCCTGA
- a CDS encoding D-amino acid dehydrogenase, producing MARIIVIGAGITGVTAAYALLGRGHEVTLVERHRYPAMETSFANGGQLSASNAEVWNSMATIAKGLRWIFRPDAPLLFNPRPSLHKYSWMAEFVGAIGRHRANTVETTRLAIAARRHLFDIAEREGIDFDLSRCGILHFYRNAETFEAARRGNDLLREGGLERDEVSPADIARIEPTLTGDFRGGFFTPSDSTGDIHKFTTGLARACARMGARFVLGGEVDGIALRSDGVSVRLQAAGGLGEGSDTGRLQDLSTDDLGAEMLVEGDMLMVCAGVGSRALAAKLGDRVNIYPVKGYSITVMLNDAESQAAAPRVSLLDEDAKIVTSRLGDERFRVAGTAEFNGFNRDIRADRIRPLVDWSERHFPGMCTRQVVPWAGLRPMTPTMMPFVGPGQHPRVFYNTGHGHLGWTLSAITAEMACEAVWQAQADPLRLRA from the coding sequence ATGGCACGCATCATCGTCATCGGCGCCGGTATCACCGGCGTCACGGCCGCCTATGCCCTGCTCGGGCGCGGGCACGAGGTCACTCTGGTCGAGCGGCACCGCTATCCGGCGATGGAGACATCCTTCGCCAACGGCGGGCAGCTTTCGGCCAGCAATGCCGAAGTGTGGAATTCGATGGCGACGATCGCCAAGGGGCTGCGCTGGATCTTCCGCCCCGACGCGCCGCTGCTGTTCAACCCGCGCCCCTCGCTCCACAAGTATTCGTGGATGGCCGAATTCGTGGGCGCCATCGGCAGGCACCGCGCCAATACGGTGGAGACCACCCGCCTCGCCATCGCCGCGCGCCGCCACCTGTTCGACATCGCCGAGCGCGAGGGCATCGACTTTGACCTGTCGCGCTGCGGCATCCTCCACTTCTACCGCAACGCCGAGACGTTCGAGGCGGCGCGGCGCGGCAACGACCTGCTGCGCGAGGGCGGGCTGGAACGGGACGAGGTCTCCCCCGCCGACATCGCCCGCATCGAGCCGACGCTGACCGGCGATTTTCGCGGCGGCTTCTTCACCCCGTCGGATTCGACCGGGGACATTCACAAGTTCACCACCGGCCTCGCCCGGGCCTGCGCGCGGATGGGCGCGCGGTTCGTGCTGGGCGGGGAGGTGGACGGCATAGCGCTTCGTTCCGACGGTGTGTCGGTGCGACTGCAGGCGGCGGGCGGCCTTGGGGAAGGATCCGATACCGGCCGCCTGCAGGACCTGTCGACCGATGATCTCGGTGCGGAAATGCTTGTCGAGGGCGACATGCTGATGGTCTGCGCGGGCGTCGGCAGCCGGGCGCTGGCGGCGAAGCTGGGGGACCGGGTGAACATCTACCCGGTCAAGGGCTACTCGATCACCGTCATGCTGAACGATGCCGAGAGTCAGGCCGCCGCCCCGCGCGTCAGCCTGCTCGACGAGGATGCCAAGATCGTCACCAGCCGCCTCGGCGACGAGCGGTTCCGGGTGGCGGGGACGGCGGAGTTCAACGGCTTCAACCGCGACATCCGCGCCGACCGCATCCGTCCGCTGGTGGACTGGAGCGAGCGGCACTTCCCCGGCATGTGTACGCGCCAGGTGGTGCCCTGGGCGGGGCTGAGGCCGATGACGCCGACGATGATGCCCTTCGTCGGCCCCGGCCAGCACCCGCGCGTGTTCTACAACACCGGCCACGGCCACCTCGGCTGGACGCTCTCCGCGATCACGGCGGAGATGGCCTGCGAGGCGGTGTGGCAGGCGCAGGCGGACCCGCTGCGGCTCAGGGCGTAG
- a CDS encoding amidohydrolase gives MAIAPGTAHAAADPAMKQEVVAAVEAQRKQIQVMVDQIYSFAEPGFQEVKTSEYLAGILEKNGFKVERGVAGVPTAFTATWGTGGPKIALGSDIDGLLGVSQTPGTAEVKPLIEGAPGHGEGHNSGMPLMVAAALAAKQVMTKHGIQGRLMLWPGVAEELLATKAYYVRAGMFKDVDASIFAHVNTGFGTGWGDLGLTGLISVEYEWKGKTAHSAGSPWEGRSALDGVELMDVMWNFRREHLPLSQRSHDVITNGGGQPNVVPDRASSWYYFRDKDFGTLRNLYETGNQVAEAAALASGTTVSRKVLGYAAPNYGNKPLAEALYANIQTVGVPQWSAADQAFAKAVQVKNHLKVEPLADKVAPLSTPETRGNASFGGSDDIGDVMWTVPTVTIGYPANVPNVIFHHATAAMAMATPIAHKGTVVGAKAVAMTILDLMTTPELVTQAKTWMRDVQLKDQKYDPLIAATDMPAIDRNARTMGLMRPAMQGQYYDPKKYDSYLQQLGIDYEAAGRETSGAGS, from the coding sequence GTGGCCATCGCTCCCGGCACGGCGCATGCCGCCGCCGATCCGGCGATGAAGCAGGAAGTCGTCGCCGCCGTGGAGGCGCAGCGCAAGCAGATCCAGGTCATGGTCGACCAGATCTACTCGTTCGCCGAACCCGGTTTCCAGGAGGTGAAGACCAGCGAATACCTTGCGGGCATCCTCGAAAAGAACGGCTTCAAGGTGGAGCGCGGCGTTGCCGGCGTGCCCACCGCGTTCACCGCGACGTGGGGCACCGGCGGGCCGAAGATCGCGCTCGGCAGTGATATCGACGGGCTGCTCGGCGTCTCGCAGACGCCCGGCACGGCGGAAGTGAAGCCGCTGATCGAGGGCGCTCCGGGCCATGGGGAGGGCCATAACTCGGGCATGCCGCTGATGGTCGCCGCCGCGCTTGCCGCCAAGCAGGTTATGACCAAGCACGGCATCCAGGGTCGCCTGATGCTGTGGCCCGGCGTCGCCGAGGAACTGCTGGCGACCAAGGCGTACTATGTGCGCGCGGGCATGTTCAAGGACGTGGACGCCTCCATCTTCGCGCACGTCAACACCGGCTTCGGCACCGGCTGGGGCGACCTCGGCCTGACCGGGCTGATCTCGGTCGAGTACGAGTGGAAGGGCAAGACCGCGCACTCCGCAGGCTCCCCGTGGGAAGGGCGCAGTGCGCTCGACGGCGTGGAACTGATGGACGTCATGTGGAACTTCCGGCGCGAGCATCTGCCGCTCTCGCAGCGTTCGCACGATGTCATCACCAACGGCGGCGGCCAGCCCAACGTCGTGCCCGACCGCGCGAGCAGCTGGTACTATTTCCGCGACAAGGACTTCGGCACGCTGCGCAACCTCTACGAGACCGGCAACCAGGTGGCCGAGGCGGCGGCGCTGGCGTCGGGCACCACGGTCAGCCGCAAGGTGCTGGGCTATGCGGCGCCGAACTACGGCAACAAGCCGCTGGCGGAGGCGCTCTACGCCAATATCCAGACGGTGGGCGTGCCGCAGTGGTCCGCCGCCGATCAGGCTTTCGCCAAGGCGGTGCAGGTGAAGAACCACCTGAAAGTGGAGCCGCTGGCCGACAAGGTCGCCCCGCTCTCCACGCCCGAGACGCGCGGCAACGCCAGCTTCGGCGGTTCGGACGACATCGGCGACGTGATGTGGACGGTGCCCACCGTCACCATCGGCTATCCGGCGAACGTCCCCAACGTCATCTTCCACCACGCCACCGCCGCGATGGCGATGGCGACGCCGATCGCGCACAAGGGCACCGTCGTCGGCGCCAAGGCGGTGGCGATGACCATCCTCGACCTGATGACGACGCCCGAACTCGTCACTCAGGCGAAGACCTGGATGCGCGACGTCCAGTTGAAGGACCAGAAGTACGATCCCCTGATTGCCGCCACCGACATGCCCGCCATCGACCGCAACGCGCGCACGATGGGGCTCATGCGTCCGGCGATGCAGGGCCAGTACTACGATCCGAAGAAGTACGACTCCTACCTGCAGCAGCTTGGCATAGACTACGAAGCCGCGGGTCGCGAAACCTCGGGCGCAGGCAGCTAG
- a CDS encoding amidohydrolase, which produces MKTFKRAATKAVLAAALASTVMGGVPAHAAAPQALKDEVAAEVEAQRKQIQVMVDQIFSYAEPGFQEVKTSEYLTGILEKNGFKVERGVAGIPTAFTATWGKGGPKIALGSDIDDVLGVSQTPGLPYLKPLVEGAPGHGEGHNSGMPLMVAAAIATKKVMTKHGLEGRLMLWPGVAEELLATKAYFVRAGMFKDVDASIFTHVSSDFSTGYGEMGNNGMVSVEYTFKGKTAHSAGMPWEGRSALDAVEIMDVAWNFRREHLPLTQRSHMIITNGGGQPNVVPDKASIWYFFRERTFSDIRKLYETGNDIAKAAALATGTTMTQQTLGYAAPNFGNKPIAEAAYANIKAVGMPKWSADDQAFAKAAQTYNERKIEPLKTEVTELSTPENRKPSTGGGSDDIGDIMWAVPTITIRFPSNIPNMIGHNSTSAIAMATPIAHKGVEAGAKAVAMTVLDLVTTPQLIADAKAYFTDVQLKTDTYAPVLTDKDVPAIWLNERNMQLYRPMMEKYYYNPAKYPTYLDQLGVKYPTLTKPAE; this is translated from the coding sequence ATGAAGACGTTCAAGCGCGCCGCGACCAAGGCGGTTCTGGCTGCTGCCCTTGCCTCCACCGTTATGGGCGGTGTCCCCGCACACGCCGCTGCTCCGCAGGCGCTGAAGGACGAAGTGGCCGCCGAGGTGGAGGCGCAGCGCAAGCAGATCCAGGTCATGGTCGACCAGATCTTCAGCTATGCCGAACCCGGCTTCCAGGAAGTGAAGACCAGCGAGTACCTGACCGGCATCCTCGAAAAGAACGGCTTCAAGGTGGAGCGCGGCGTCGCGGGCATTCCCACCGCCTTCACCGCCACCTGGGGCAAGGGCGGCCCGAAGATCGCGCTGGGCAGCGATATCGACGACGTGCTCGGCGTTTCGCAGACCCCCGGCCTGCCGTATCTCAAGCCGCTGGTGGAAGGCGCTCCGGGCCATGGCGAGGGCCATAACTCGGGCATGCCGCTGATGGTCGCCGCTGCCATCGCCACCAAGAAGGTGATGACCAAGCACGGCCTCGAAGGGCGCCTGATGCTGTGGCCCGGCGTCGCCGAGGAACTGCTGGCGACCAAGGCCTATTTCGTGCGCGCGGGCATGTTCAAGGACGTCGACGCCTCGATCTTCACCCACGTCAGCTCCGATTTCTCGACCGGCTACGGCGAGATGGGCAACAACGGCATGGTCTCGGTGGAATACACCTTCAAGGGCAAGACCGCGCACTCGGCGGGCATGCCGTGGGAAGGCCGCAGCGCGCTCGACGCGGTGGAAATCATGGACGTCGCGTGGAACTTCCGGCGCGAGCACCTGCCGCTGACGCAGCGGTCGCACATGATCATCACCAACGGCGGCGGCCAGCCCAACGTGGTGCCGGACAAGGCCAGCATCTGGTACTTCTTCCGCGAGCGCACCTTCTCCGACATCCGCAAGCTCTACGAGACCGGCAACGACATCGCCAAGGCCGCAGCCCTCGCCACCGGCACCACGATGACGCAGCAGACGCTGGGCTACGCCGCGCCCAACTTCGGCAACAAGCCCATCGCTGAGGCCGCCTATGCCAACATCAAGGCCGTCGGCATGCCCAAGTGGTCGGCGGACGATCAGGCCTTCGCCAAGGCCGCGCAGACCTACAACGAGCGCAAGATCGAGCCGCTCAAGACCGAAGTCACCGAACTCTCGACGCCAGAGAACCGCAAGCCCTCGACCGGCGGCGGCTCGGACGACATCGGCGACATCATGTGGGCGGTGCCGACGATCACCATCCGCTTCCCGTCGAACATCCCCAACATGATCGGCCACAACTCCACCTCGGCAATCGCGATGGCGACCCCGATCGCGCACAAGGGCGTGGAAGCCGGGGCCAAGGCGGTGGCGATGACCGTGCTCGACCTCGTGACGACGCCGCAGCTGATCGCGGACGCCAAGGCGTACTTCACCGATGTGCAGCTGAAGACCGACACCTATGCGCCGGTCCTCACCGACAAGGACGTGCCCGCGATCTGGCTGAACGAGCGCAACATGCAGCTCTATCGCCCGATGATGGAGAAGTACTACTACAATCCGGCGAAGTACCCGACCTATCTCGACCAGCTGGGCGTCAAGTACCCCACCCTGACCAAGCCGGCGGAGTGA
- a CDS encoding TonB-dependent receptor domain-containing protein: METFTARSVRALLLAGVAAPLLAAAPAFAQGAPADEEPVNDIVVTGSRIVGDGYSAPTPVAVLGEADIAAQAPANISDFVNQLPAIAGSGTSGSSSGGLSNAGAGINSIGLRGLGVGRTLVLVDGQRSVASTVGGTVDINTIPQDLVKRVEVITGGASAAYGSDAVGGVVNFILDTGYKGFKLGADTGISTYGDAFNYRFSGTAGFSLLDDRLHLLTNVSYFKQTREEGIDRDWNNGGYFQINNPAYTATNGQPQRYVGSGIGPAGYTAGGLITSGPLRGTYFLGDGQTSQLNFGTLASPWMVGGDWQTTLDGHLGTNTLVPLDERLSAFQRIGFDVTPDIEIFGQFSYNRSVSASSYQQTPSTGVTIQRDNAYLLSQYPTVAADMAARALQSITIGTSNAGFPIPGSNIKREVYRGVIGAKGNLDLFSKPMAWDVYYQKGVTKAREELTNTWNNARMALAQDAVFDGSGNIVCRSTLANPTNGCVPIDRLGTSGPSQAALDYIYMDGYQPLRHQTIKQDVAAATISGKAFALPAGEVAFATGVEWRREQINGEVDPIHNSGWLYGNFRVNQGKYDVYEGFLEVDVPVFDGMNINAAARGTHYSTSGWVGTWKVGANWQAIDALRFRGNISHDIRAPNLDELFAAGTARTNSVIIPTGANAPQTGSLQFVQNAFGNRALKPEVADSWTLGAIFEPGFLPGFSLSFDYYQIKIKDAIGSITAQQTVDLCYEQGITSYCPNIHFVNGQLSTIDLTPINFARQKTKGFDIEASYTTQVGPGTLRLHGQATHYIENVIDDGISFPIDYAGVLAGGTYASPNWVYRLSAFYDIDPVTFNLVARGFTDGVYGNDWIECSGDCPTSSAQYRTINDNSIDGAVYFDASVDFKFPAMGDGIGHLTFIVNNLLNKDPVLVGNGPDGNNVPAYAQTNRGRYDVIGRTFRVSAKIEF; the protein is encoded by the coding sequence ATGGAAACCTTTACAGCGCGTTCGGTCCGTGCCCTACTGCTGGCAGGCGTGGCCGCGCCGCTGCTTGCCGCCGCCCCGGCCTTCGCGCAGGGAGCCCCGGCCGACGAGGAGCCCGTAAACGATATCGTCGTGACCGGCTCGCGCATCGTCGGTGATGGCTATAGCGCGCCAACTCCGGTGGCGGTGCTGGGCGAGGCGGACATCGCCGCGCAGGCCCCCGCCAACATCTCCGACTTCGTGAACCAGCTTCCCGCCATCGCCGGCAGCGGCACTTCGGGCAGTTCCTCCGGCGGCCTGTCGAACGCGGGCGCGGGCATCAACTCGATCGGCCTGCGCGGCCTCGGCGTCGGGCGCACGCTGGTGCTGGTCGACGGCCAGCGCTCGGTCGCATCGACCGTGGGTGGCACCGTGGACATCAACACCATCCCGCAGGATCTGGTGAAGCGCGTCGAGGTCATCACCGGCGGCGCCTCGGCCGCCTACGGTTCGGACGCGGTGGGCGGTGTCGTCAACTTCATCCTCGACACCGGCTACAAGGGCTTCAAGCTCGGCGCGGACACCGGCATCTCCACTTATGGCGACGCCTTCAACTACCGCTTCTCGGGCACGGCAGGCTTCTCGCTGCTGGACGACAGGCTGCACCTCCTCACCAATGTCTCCTACTTCAAGCAGACGCGCGAGGAAGGGATCGACCGCGACTGGAACAACGGCGGCTACTTCCAGATCAACAACCCGGCCTACACCGCCACCAACGGCCAGCCGCAGCGCTATGTCGGCAGCGGCATCGGCCCGGCGGGCTATACCGCAGGCGGCCTCATCACCAGCGGCCCGCTGCGCGGCACCTATTTCCTGGGTGACGGGCAGACCAGCCAGCTCAACTTCGGCACCCTCGCCAGCCCTTGGATGGTCGGCGGCGACTGGCAGACGACGCTCGACGGGCACCTTGGCACCAACACCCTCGTCCCCCTCGACGAGCGCCTGAGCGCGTTCCAGCGCATCGGCTTCGACGTGACGCCGGACATCGAGATCTTCGGCCAGTTCTCCTACAACCGCTCGGTCAGCGCCAGTTCGTACCAGCAGACGCCCAGCACCGGCGTGACCATCCAGCGCGACAACGCCTACCTCCTCAGCCAGTACCCCACCGTGGCGGCGGACATGGCGGCGCGGGCCCTGCAGTCGATCACCATCGGCACGTCGAACGCGGGCTTCCCGATCCCGGGCAGCAACATCAAGCGCGAGGTCTATCGCGGCGTCATCGGCGCCAAGGGCAACCTCGACCTGTTCAGCAAGCCGATGGCCTGGGACGTCTACTACCAGAAGGGCGTGACCAAGGCGCGCGAGGAGCTGACCAACACCTGGAACAACGCCCGCATGGCGCTGGCGCAGGATGCGGTGTTCGACGGTTCGGGCAACATCGTGTGCCGTTCGACGCTCGCCAACCCGACCAACGGCTGCGTGCCCATCGACCGCCTTGGCACCAGCGGACCGTCGCAGGCTGCGCTCGACTACATCTACATGGACGGCTACCAGCCGCTGCGTCACCAGACCATCAAGCAGGACGTCGCCGCCGCGACGATCTCGGGCAAGGCCTTCGCCCTGCCCGCCGGTGAAGTGGCCTTCGCGACCGGCGTCGAGTGGCGGCGCGAGCAGATCAACGGCGAGGTGGACCCGATCCACAACTCCGGCTGGCTCTACGGCAACTTCCGCGTCAACCAGGGCAAGTACGACGTCTACGAGGGCTTCCTCGAAGTGGACGTGCCGGTGTTCGACGGCATGAACATAAACGCGGCCGCACGCGGCACGCACTATTCCACCTCGGGCTGGGTCGGCACCTGGAAGGTCGGCGCGAACTGGCAGGCGATCGACGCCCTGCGCTTCCGCGGCAACATCAGCCACGACATCCGCGCGCCCAACCTGGACGAGCTGTTCGCGGCGGGCACCGCGCGCACCAACTCGGTCATCATCCCGACGGGCGCGAACGCGCCGCAGACCGGATCGCTGCAGTTCGTGCAGAACGCCTTCGGCAACCGCGCGCTCAAGCCGGAAGTGGCGGACAGCTGGACGCTGGGCGCGATCTTCGAGCCGGGGTTCCTGCCGGGCTTCTCGCTCTCGTTCGATTACTACCAGATCAAGATCAAGGACGCGATCGGCTCCATCACCGCGCAGCAGACGGTGGACCTGTGCTACGAGCAGGGCATCACCTCCTACTGCCCGAACATCCACTTCGTGAACGGTCAGCTGAGCACGATCGACCTGACGCCGATCAACTTCGCCCGCCAGAAGACCAAGGGCTTCGATATCGAGGCGAGCTACACCACGCAGGTCGGCCCCGGCACCCTGCGCCTGCACGGTCAGGCGACGCACTACATCGAGAACGTCATCGACGACGGCATCAGCTTCCCGATCGACTACGCCGGCGTGCTGGCGGGCGGCACGTATGCCTCGCCCAACTGGGTCTACCGCCTGAGCGCGTTCTACGACATCGATCCGGTGACGTTCAACCTGGTGGCGCGCGGCTTCACCGACGGCGTCTACGGCAACGACTGGATCGAGTGCAGCGGCGACTGCCCGACCAGCAGCGCGCAGTACCGCACGATCAACGACAACTCGATCGACGGCGCGGTCTACTTCGACGCATCGGTCGACTTCAAGTTCCCGGCCATGGGCGACGGCATCGGGCACCTGACCTTCATCGTCAACAACCTGCTGAACAAGGACCCGGTGCTCGTCGGCAACGGTCCGGACGGCAACAACGTGCCCGCCTACGCCCAGACCAACCGTGGCCGCTACGACGTGATCGGCCGCACCTTCCGCGTCTCGGCGAAGATCGAGTTCTGA